TATTGATCCTAGTGGGGAAATCATGGTCTTGAGTAGATTTTGCCCTTGGAAGCTTCACTTGTTTGAGCTTGAAAAGGAAATGAAGATTGATCTTCCCATTAAATATGTTCTTTACCAAGATGACGGCTGTAAGCACCACTGGCACCAACTGAGCAATCCCAATTGCGTCCCTGGCCCCCTTACATGATTTTGGTTTCATGGCCACCTCCCAAGGCCCATTTTCACAACCCGTACCTACATACATGTCTTCAaaactgatttttgaaaaatccagttttcaaatGATATGATTCACAACTCCTCATCCCTCTTTAATGTTTAGGTTcgtcaaaattccatttttaataaaattttgctgtCATTTTCttcggcaagcaattttcacattttcttagttttttaaaatgttttaaaataaacatgaatttaatttttgtaattccaaGTAATGGAATTTACGagattgattcatgcaaaaataaattggactttagtgggggcccaacatgtgtggtatattcttaaaaaaataataaatttgagtgAAGCACCATGTTTGCCATTGGTGGTTTATGATATtgtttagtgatgcatgtgaCATATTTTATGCTCATTATTGCGCACTAACCTCGTTTCATGATAGTGCATTATCGTTTGCTGCTAAGGTATGCATTTGCTCTCCCTCATACCATTCTCCATGCATGTTTGGCTTTTAGTGTAATATCATTTCAGATATCCatgtttaatcaatcaattatcaTGTTtatttcaccttatttagtagagaccttattatagggcttagagaggTGTTACAATTTTTATCGTACAttctcaataagtaacctgacccccgagcccagATTTGGTTATTCGCAGattatcttttccaaataaggggtcacatttagggttttctttcttattttgtttgccttttaaaaataaaacaaaaataagtggcgactccaagtcattttctaaaaaaaaataaatcattttcaaataaaaagcaagtttGTCATCGAATGGAAGCGCATGAGCATAAATGAGGGGTCCACAATATGATATGTCACCTTTGTAGATTTTAAgtcatatggtgtcattattttaaaagtgacaccataaatagtgacaccataaattatttttgtagtagtgcatCATTAAATAGTTTGCAGGAAATGTAAAAGTTTACCGTCAATAATTAGTTTTATAGatgaattatgaattttttttttcaccaaattttggttcttaaaaatcaattgttTTAGTAAAGGTTTTAATTCTGCAAATTTTGATGAGAAAActctaatttaaattttatgctatGCCATTTGATAACCTTTTCTCTCATCAAATTCCTTTGAAAAGCTCTTCATACACTACGACTTGGACAACTTTTCATATTTTCCCTACCGCAACAGGGTACTTCAAAGAAAATGATGTAGTggggttatatatatatatatttctcatatgtgtttttttattttttaaataatgatatttCTCAAATTAATCATTTTGGGATTTCaaagatttctttttttctttttttcttttctgaaaaAGCAAAGACAAATATAGAGTATTTCACATATTACAGCTCCATAAACTACAGATTTATATGGCAAATGATCATGTACAACACCACCAATATATTTAAGTTCTAATCACATTAAGCATTTATTCATAACATGCTTTGTCTACCAAGTCATTGAGATAATGCTGAAAGAAGCAACAGACATAGGAGAAGATGGAGCTAGCATACATCATCAACAGGGCAAGCTAATCTTCCTGTTTGATTCCAGGGCTTTCAGATGCCCATACCAGTAAAAGGATCGGATAATAGGAGATGTACCTAAGGATACAATTAGTAGACTTACTTGGGaggaagaataaaataaaaggtattGAGAGACTAACAAGGAAGATGATTCCAATAATGAAGACAACAATTGCAAGCCAATGAAGATTACTAACCACCAACGAAACACCTGCCATGAAGCCAAAGGACATTGCATAAAGGGCCAGCCACAATAATGGCAATGCAATTCTGAAGGCAGTACCCATCAAATTGACATCACCTATTTGTGCCCAAATGAGGATCATTGCCGCAAGGATGGAAGTATACATAGCAGTGGTATTGCAGATGATGAACATATGGAACATACTTCTCATTAGCAAGGTAGCCATTCCGACATTTGGGTCAGAACTGTTGTAGCCACCTGGCATGGTAAAACCAGCAGCAAATGTCACTGTGGCAACAAGGGTCGAAACCAACAAAAGAGTGTTTACCCTGTCCTTGTACTTGTCTGTAAAAGGTAATTCAGAGTACTGTAAATTTCCTACTGGTCGTGCACCAGCAGATTTGAGTACTGTCCAAATTAGTGCCTGCGTGgtagagaaaaaaatgttgttgTTAATGTAAtcatgagaaagaaagaacataAAATGTATGTGTCGTAATAATAACTATAGAAATTAAAAGTAGACTTGTGGACCCTGTATTTTTGCTCATGCACTCCCACTTGATGGtgaactcactttttatttataaaaatatttattttttagaaaatgacttagagtcgccacttatttttgttttatttttaaaggaaaaacaaaataagaaataataccctaagtgtgactcctaaaaGAAAAACAGGTCTGAGAAAATAAGCTCCCCTGTAACGGCCTACAGAATCCTCCCATGCACGTGTCATATTCTCATTGCACCTTTAGCCCACTCATCTGATTCCCCAAAGGCCTCTCCAAATATGACACATGGATCTCTAAGGTtcctccacgtggcaaaatAAGCAATTGCAAGAATGACCCAAGATGGGGGTCTACAAGACTATAATTCCATGAGTTGGGTTCCGTAATATTTTGTTGGAAACCATTCTCTTTTCCCTGTAAATTCAATGAACACCCACTAGAAGTATGAAATTAAGCAATGTGAAGCAGCAAGAGAGCAACCACAAGCGCGCATGATATAGCAGTTCTCTACACTAAAAACTTTTTAGTATGATGCAAAAAATTATTCCCATAAGTCTTTTCCGGCATCAAGAGTATATGCACTTGCTGGAGAAACCTAGCCTAACCTTGGTTGAGTCGCTCTAATCTGGGCGAGGGTGATGGTGATTGAGTTAGGGTCCATAATTTCTTGACTTTTAGGAAATCATGGGATCAAATTGATCTTTTTTTAGTTGAACTAGGTCTTATTAATATCAGTCAGTCCTTctaagaaagaaatacaaactATGTTGTCCTGATTGATccttttaataattcaaaaaggGAAAATGCCATAGCATTAACAATGCATGCAGTTCAAGGTGAAACCAATAATAGTATCCTTAATTCAGAAAACAAGATGCAAATCGTCATATATACCTGGTGAAATGAAGTTGGATGCTTCACTGATACAACAATGTCGAAAGCAGTCTGGTCTTTATTATTCACAAGATTCACACGTACTCTTTTATCCCATGTTAAATAGTTTACGACCTTAGGATGCACTTGCATGGTAGCCAAATGCAGTGGCGTGTTTCCACCTTTGTCCTTCTCATTTATAAGGTTCTCCAGCCCTTTTTTTTTCAGCACAAAATTGACTACATTATCTTTACCATACTTGGCTGCCACATGAAGAATGTTCTCACCGTGTTTGCTAAGCAATTCTATTGAGTCAAAGGAGACCTGGAGCAACTCTTTGACAATGTCTACATAgcctctcattgatgcaacaTGGATGGGTAAGAAGCCTTCATCGTCCCTATGATATCGATCAAAGTTAGATTGGTCTCTAGCTAACAACATTTGAACTCCTTCAAGATATCCAATCGATGCCGCATAATGAAGTGGAGTCCTTCCATGTTTATCTTTTCGGGGGACTTGCTGCCTGGCTAGTAATTTTTCCAACGCCTCTGGCATTTTTTTCATCATACataaaggttatgtttggttcagaCGGAAAATactatgtaaagaaaaaaaatatattaaggaaagtgattttcttattttaataaaataataataataataataaaatatttaaaaggaaGGGAAATATCTATACGAAGGAGTTtagttgtcaattgatttgGATAATATGACAAATAAATAGGCATTTTTGGGAATAATTGGATGACTCATTAAAAATTGCATgtattccaaaatatttttaaatagatgaagataatactaatttaaaaaatttaaggttcttttttccatatattttcatatcaatgaattaaattccatttttccctaatttttatatttcacttCAAAtgcatttcacttatttaactcttctacataaaaattaaataattttaaattatataagtttcttattaattttaattatatttcactttctttca
The window above is part of the Vitis riparia cultivar Riparia Gloire de Montpellier isolate 1030 chromosome 12, EGFV_Vit.rip_1.0, whole genome shotgun sequence genome. Proteins encoded here:
- the LOC117926739 gene encoding protein ACCELERATED CELL DEATH 6-like isoform X1, whose translation is MAEERGPVELGMAPGADSNMKEDSVTAKKKVKQRPIFVGVSMAREKRRIDQTNRNALSTHGLQAPDQRKKRWASTAEASMERKKGVRLLGMPTSADVEMDGEKLTICQTNKSAPPTQGLPAPTDEYEHVEQDRLMDSRMYMQATQGHVGNFIRILFSISSEKDLHHSEILCQFSHQKNTCLHIAASFGHHDLAKYIVRECPDLIRNKNYKGDTALHIAARKRNLSFVKIAMDSCPSGSGTSRDIEKAEHPLLRIVNKEGNTVLHEALINRCKQENVVDILIKADPQVAYYPNKEGKSPLYLAAEAHYFHVVEAIGKYEVEEHMNREGKPAVHGAILGKNKEALEKLLARQQVPRKDKHGRTPLHYAASIGYLEGVQMLLARDQSNFDRYHRDDEGFLPIHVASMRGYVDIVKELLQVSFDSIELLSKHGENILHVAAKYGKDNVVNFVLKKKGLENLINEKDKGGNTPLHLATMQVHPKVVNYLTWDKRVRVNLVNNKDQTAFDIVVSVKHPTSFHQALIWTVLKSAGARPVGNLQYSELPFTDKYKDRVNTLLLVSTLVATVTFAAGFTMPGGYNSSDPNVGMATLLMRSMFHMFIICNTTAMYTSILAAMILIWAQIGDVNLMGTAFRIALPLLWLALYAMSFGFMAGVSLVVSNLHWLAIVVFIIGIIFLVSLSIPFILFFLPSKSTNCILRYISYYPILLLVWASESPGIKQED
- the LOC117926739 gene encoding protein ACCELERATED CELL DEATH 6-like isoform X2, with translation MAEERGPVELGMAPGADSNMKEDSVTAKKKVKQRPIFVGVSMAREKRRIDQTNRNALSTHGLQAPDQRKKRWASTAEASMERKKGVRLLGMPTSADVEMDGEKLTICQTNKSAPPTQGLPAPTDEYEHVEQDRLMDSRMYMQATQGHVGNFIRILFSISSEKDLHHSEILCQFSHQKNTCLHIAASFGHHDLAKYIVRECPDLIRNKNYKGDTALHIAARKRNLSFVKIAMDSCPSGSGTSRDIEKAEHPLLRIVNKEGNTVLHEALINRCKQENVVDILIKADPQVAYYPNKEGKSPLYLAAEAHYFHVVEAIGKYEVEEHMNREGKPAVHGAILGKNKEALEKLLARQQVPRKDKHGRTPLHYAASIGYLEGVQMLLARDQSNFDRYHRDDEGFLPIHVASMRGYVDIVKELLQVSFDSIELLSKHGENILHVAAKYGKDNVVNFVLKKKGLENLINEKDKGGNTPLHLATMQVHPKVVNYLTWDKRVRVNLVNNKDQTAFDIVVSVKHPTSFHQALIWTVLKSAGARPVGNLQYSELPFTDKYKDRVNTLLLVSTLVATVTFAAGFTMPGGYNSSDPNVGMATLLMRSMFHMFIICNTTAMYTSILAAMILIWAQIGVSLVVSNLHWLAIVVFIIGIIFLVSLSIPFILFFLPSKSTNCILRYISYYPILLLVWASESPGIKQED